A single Equus przewalskii isolate Varuska unplaced genomic scaffold, EquPr2 ChrUn-1, whole genome shotgun sequence DNA region contains:
- the FMOD gene encoding fibromodulin has protein sequence MQWASLLLLAGLCSLSRAQYDEDPHWWFHYLRSQQSTYYDPYDPYPYEPYEPYPYGVEEGPAYAYGSPPPPEPRDCPQECDCPPNFPTAMYCDNRNLKYLPFVPSRMKYVYFQNNQISSIQEGVFDNATGLLWIALHGNQITSDKVGRKVFSKLKHLERLYLDHNNLTRVPGPLPRSLRELHLDHNQISRVPNNALEGLENLTALYLQHNEIQEVGSAMKGLRSLILLDLSYNHLRKVPDGLPSALEQLYLEHNNVYSVPDSYFRGSPKLLYVRLSHNSLTNNGLASNTFNSSSILELDLSYNQLQKIPPVNTNLENLYLQGNRINEFSISSFCTVVDVMNFSKLQVLRLDGNEIKRSAMPADAPLCLRLASLIEI, from the exons ATGCAGTGGGCCTCTCTCCTGCTGCtggcagggctctgctccctctcccGGGCCCAGTATGACGAAGACCCCCACTGGTGGTTCCACTACCTCCGCAGCCAGCAGTCCACCTACTATGATCCCTATGACCCTTACCCTTATGAGCCCTATGAGCCTTACCCCTACGGGGTGGAGGAAGGTCCAGCCTATGCCTACGGCTCTCCACCCCCACCAGAGCCCCGCGACTGCCCCCAGGAGTGTGACTGCCCACCCAACTTCCCCACAGCCATGTACTGTGACAACCGCAACCTCAAGTACCTGCCCTTCGTCCCCTCTCGCATGAAGTATGTATACTTCCAGAACAACCAGATCTCCTCCATCCAGGAAGGTGTCTTTGACAATGCGACTGGGCTGCTCTGGATTGCTCTCCATGGCAACCAGATCACCAGTGATAAGGTGGGCAGGAAGGTCTTCTCCAAGCTGAAGCACCTGGAGAGGCTGTACCTGGACCACAACAACCTGACCCGGGTGCCCGGCCCACTGCCTCGATCCCTGAGGGAGCTCCATCTCGACCACAACCAGATCTCAAGGGTCCCCAACAATGCTTTGGAGGGTCTGGAGAACCTTACAGCCTTGTATCTCCAACACAACGAGATCCAGGAAGTGGGCAGTGCGATGAAGGGCCTCCGGTCACTGATCTTGCTGGACCTGAGTTACAACCACCTTCGAAAGGTGCCTGACGGACTGCCCTCAGCCCTTGAGCAGCTGTACCTGGAGCACAATAACGTCTACTCCGTCCCTGACAGCTATTTCCGGGGCTCACCCAAGCTGCTGTATGTGCGGCTGTCTCACAACAGTCTTACCAACAATGGCCTGGCCTCCAACACCTTCAATTCCAGCAGCATCCTTGAGCTCGACCTCTCCTACAACCAGCTGCAGAAGATCCCCCCCGTCAATACCAACCTGGAGAACCTTTACCTCCAAGGCAATAGGATCAATG AGTTCTCCATCAGCAGCTTCTGCACCGTGGTGGACGTCATGAATTTCTCCAAGCTGCAGGTGCTGCGCCTGGACGGGAACGAGATCAAGCGCAGCGCCATGCCCGCGGACGCGCCCCTCTGCCTGCGCCTCGCCAGCCTCATCGAGATCTGA